A stretch of Desulfobacter hydrogenophilus DNA encodes these proteins:
- a CDS encoding ATP-binding cassette domain-containing protein, which yields MTEELLLELKDIHVSYGSIAAIKGICLEVYRGEVVTLLGANGAGKTTTMRTISRLLKAKSGSILFKGSDITNVPAHKIVAMGISHSPEGRRVFGTLTVKENLALGSYTRKQIDPQRLAWVYELFPRLQERSRQLAGTMSGGEQQMLAIGRALMSKPELLLLDEPSLGIAPILVKEIFRQIRQIADSGVTVLIVEQNARAALKLADRGYVLEVGKIVFSGTSGELLGSAKIQEAYLGKKKHSAKSSGS from the coding sequence ATGACTGAAGAACTTTTGCTTGAACTCAAAGATATTCATGTCTCCTACGGCAGTATTGCCGCCATCAAAGGAATTTGTCTTGAGGTGTACAGAGGTGAAGTGGTGACGCTTTTAGGCGCCAACGGTGCCGGTAAAACCACAACTATGCGCACCATCAGCCGCCTGTTAAAGGCAAAGAGCGGTTCCATCCTTTTTAAGGGAAGTGATATCACCAATGTTCCTGCCCATAAAATTGTTGCCATGGGAATCAGCCATTCTCCCGAAGGACGGCGGGTATTTGGAACCCTGACGGTTAAAGAAAACTTAGCGCTTGGCAGCTATACCAGGAAACAGATTGACCCCCAAAGGCTTGCCTGGGTGTATGAATTATTCCCCCGTCTCCAGGAACGAAGTCGCCAGCTTGCAGGCACGATGTCCGGAGGTGAACAGCAGATGCTTGCCATCGGCAGAGCACTGATGAGCAAACCGGAGTTGCTGCTTTTGGATGAACCAAGTCTGGGCATTGCTCCCATTCTGGTCAAAGAGATCTTTCGTCAGATCAGACAAATTGCAGACAGCGGTGTCACCGTTCTCATTGTTGAACAGAATGCCCGGGCAGCACTCAAGCTTGCCGACCGGGGTTATGTACTTGAAGTGGGTAAAATCGTTTTTTCCGGAACATCCGGTGAACTGCTCGGCTCTGCCAAAATCCAGGAAGCTTACCTGGGGAAAAAAAAGCACTCCGCCAAAAGTTCGGGATCCTGA
- a CDS encoding GTP pyrophosphokinase — protein MKKQQRDNLLISFFKRKETYKKLAEYIVRLISDDPSAPKESIHTILYRIKGESRLIEKIDQENAGSEPNKEPVTHKNFHERIGDLIGIRIICLRLSDIVNVEAYLKFLVEEKILQFIQEPDYKRSFVLPIDPGKEAPQDINLQYSGYSSIHYQIMLGENADAGDAFKNIQIELQLRTILEEAWGEIDHKYRYRYSRTGESLPEHIHSGFYNLSAYLQAAAMQAELLCREVEAHRASGMLMSDGKNKLSIAIGHGDEKTKDFADQLTVPPALKTLLEETFGFKVTDRTLAYIMKRLNKLGYTQRSTRFFQNMFKKSRLDDFRTIFQEVLNRAPFKDSNTVNIDIINAVNFALFDEIQGSLVAKEGLRSTLTWRKDRLWI, from the coding sequence TTGAAAAAACAACAAAGGGACAATTTACTGATCTCTTTTTTCAAGAGAAAAGAGACATACAAAAAACTTGCTGAGTATATTGTTCGGCTTATAAGCGATGATCCTTCGGCGCCAAAGGAAAGTATCCATACGATACTGTATCGAATCAAAGGTGAATCAAGGCTTATTGAAAAAATTGACCAGGAAAATGCCGGTTCGGAACCTAATAAAGAGCCTGTTACACACAAAAATTTTCATGAAAGGATTGGGGATTTAATCGGTATCAGGATTATTTGCTTGCGCCTTTCGGATATTGTAAACGTTGAAGCATATCTTAAGTTTCTGGTTGAAGAGAAAATATTACAATTCATACAAGAACCTGATTATAAAAGATCCTTTGTTTTACCCATAGACCCGGGTAAAGAAGCACCACAGGATATCAATCTTCAATATAGCGGATATTCTTCAATTCATTACCAGATCATGCTGGGTGAGAATGCAGATGCAGGCGACGCGTTTAAAAATATTCAGATTGAGCTGCAATTGCGGACAATTCTTGAGGAAGCCTGGGGGGAAATTGACCATAAATACAGATATAGATACAGCCGAACCGGGGAATCACTTCCGGAACATATACATTCAGGCTTCTATAATCTAAGTGCCTATCTGCAGGCGGCCGCAATGCAGGCGGAGCTATTGTGTCGTGAAGTCGAGGCGCATAGAGCGTCAGGGATGCTAATGTCGGATGGAAAGAATAAGCTTTCCATTGCCATTGGACATGGTGATGAGAAAACCAAAGATTTTGCTGATCAATTAACGGTGCCGCCAGCGCTTAAAACGTTACTGGAAGAGACTTTTGGGTTTAAAGTGACCGACAGAACGCTTGCGTATATCATGAAACGGCTCAATAAATTAGGCTACACCCAGCGCTCTACACGATTTTTTCAGAATATGTTCAAAAAGAGCAGGCTGGATGATTTTCGAACTATTTTTCAAGAAGTTCTCAACCGAGCCCCATTTAAGGATAGTAACACGGTAAACATTGATATAATAAATGCTGTGAATTTTGCACTTTTTGATGAGATCCAAGGCTCATTGGTCGCAAAGGAAGGCTTGAGATCCACTTTGACATGGAGAAAAGATCGTTTGTGGATATAA
- a CDS encoding cold-shock protein, which translates to MAEGTVKWFNDAKGFGFIEQDGGKDLFVHHTAIQSEGFKSLTEGARVTFDVVEGPKGPAAENVVQQ; encoded by the coding sequence ATGGCTGAAGGAACAGTAAAATGGTTTAACGATGCAAAAGGTTTTGGTTTTATCGAACAAGATGGCGGCAAAGATTTATTTGTTCACCATACCGCAATTCAATCCGAGGGATTCAAATCCTTAACAGAAGGTGCACGGGTAACCTTTGATGTTGTTGAGGGTCCTAAAGGGCCTGCAGCAGAGAATGTTGTCCAGCAGTAA
- a CDS encoding ISAzo13-like element transposase-related protein: protein MKNQLFPHITRVCKGFIFKNIEIINDFMAKTKTSTELKIFTSILDKNFETGRKVADGFKKI from the coding sequence ATTAAAAATCAATTGTTCCCGCATATCACAAGGGTATGTAAAGGCTTTATTTTTAAGAATATTGAAATCATTAATGATTTCATGGCAAAGACAAAAACATCTACGGAGTTGAAAATTTTTACGTCTATCCTTGATAAAAATTTTGAAACTGGTCGTAAGGTAGCGGACGGTTTTAAAAAAATATGA
- a CDS encoding DMT family transporter, producing MNTFKPQLNVHSSSAKMALIAACGAGVMWGTGALVVNILVAQYGFTPENVSFWRFSIGAVVLVGVFGRGIVWSRLRPLLPTVILSGTAMAGYVLLWFLGIEQMGAAVPTLIALCLPPVVVTIIGVARGQERADLQLLLVLSGAITGTVLIITQHGATSADVDSHSTLLGVVFSIGSALLYANFSMINGRISIALGAGQATACLTVVAAVVMGLTALFRPLNWPTEFPQQAWFLYLGLVTAALALLAFSWGAARLKPTALTVATLLEPLTAVVLSALLLGQHFDSLQWIGSSLLLISIWGLGRRASEKGKN from the coding sequence ATGAATACTTTCAAACCACAATTGAACGTTCATTCTTCTTCCGCGAAGATGGCACTGATAGCAGCCTGCGGAGCAGGAGTAATGTGGGGAACAGGTGCACTCGTTGTCAATATACTTGTCGCCCAATATGGCTTCACACCAGAGAATGTATCATTCTGGCGATTCTCTATTGGAGCGGTTGTTCTCGTTGGGGTCTTTGGTCGTGGTATCGTGTGGAGTAGACTACGTCCGCTACTACCCACGGTAATCCTTTCGGGCACTGCAATGGCTGGTTACGTACTGCTTTGGTTTCTTGGAATCGAACAAATGGGAGCCGCCGTTCCAACCCTGATTGCACTCTGCCTTCCGCCTGTGGTCGTTACAATAATTGGGGTAGCTCGCGGTCAAGAAAGAGCCGATTTACAACTACTACTTGTCCTTTCGGGAGCAATTACAGGCACAGTTTTAATCATCACTCAGCACGGGGCTACATCAGCAGACGTCGATTCGCACAGCACCTTGCTCGGAGTTGTGTTCTCGATTGGCTCCGCGCTACTGTACGCAAATTTTTCCATGATCAATGGAAGAATTTCAATAGCCCTTGGCGCTGGTCAGGCAACAGCTTGCCTGACAGTGGTTGCCGCTGTTGTAATGGGTTTAACTGCTCTTTTCAGACCGCTTAACTGGCCAACAGAATTTCCGCAGCAAGCGTGGTTTCTATATCTTGGCTTGGTAACAGCTGCCCTTGCATTACTTGCTTTCAGTTGGGGTGCGGCCCGTTTGAAACCTACTGCACTTACTGTAGCCACACTGCTTGAGCCACTCACTGCAGTAGTGCTTTCGGCCTTACTACTGGGACAGCACTTCGATTCGTTGCAATGGATAGGCAGTTCTCTCCTGCTAATTAGTATTTGGGGTCTTGGTCGCAGGGCATCTGAGAAAGGTAAAAATTAG
- a CDS encoding DEAD/DEAH box helicase translates to MSFKNFKFDPKIDAGIAACSYTLPTPIQKEAIPPILEGRDILGLAQTGTGKTAAFVLPLLQRLLNGPRKKVRALIVAPTRELAEQIHADISKLAQKTGLRSISIYGGVGKHPQVKAIRSGVEIIVACPGRLLDLLNDRSFSLKAVETLVLDEADHMFDKGFLPDIRRIIKQLPTKRQSLVFSATMPKEIRHLAENILINPITVQINHTQPVLAISHVLFQVAKEQKTSLLKTIIKEEEMKSTLVFTRTKHKAKSLALVLQKAGYKAASIQGNLSQLKRQEALNGFKNGKFKILVATDIAARGIDVKGISHVINYDVPDTPETYTHRTGRTGRAERTGQAFIFAGQEDIKIISRIEHSLGKKMRRQVTPGFSWDPNATVVEQEKKHFSRPKPRGKKPSAGGRGRNQHSGVFSLAANRSRTARP, encoded by the coding sequence ATGAGTTTTAAAAATTTTAAGTTTGACCCTAAGATAGATGCTGGCATCGCTGCCTGCAGTTATACACTTCCCACCCCGATTCAGAAAGAGGCTATTCCTCCAATACTCGAAGGTAGAGATATCCTTGGCCTGGCCCAGACCGGGACTGGAAAGACAGCAGCTTTTGTACTGCCGCTTCTTCAGCGACTGCTGAATGGTCCTCGAAAAAAAGTGCGGGCGTTGATCGTAGCACCCACAAGAGAATTGGCAGAACAGATTCATGCAGATATCAGCAAACTGGCACAAAAAACCGGTTTGCGAAGTATTTCCATTTATGGTGGTGTGGGCAAGCACCCCCAGGTCAAAGCAATCCGAAGTGGCGTGGAAATTATTGTTGCCTGCCCGGGTCGATTGCTGGACCTTCTTAATGATCGGTCTTTTTCTTTGAAAGCCGTTGAAACGCTGGTCCTTGATGAAGCAGACCATATGTTTGACAAAGGATTTCTACCTGATATTCGCAGAATTATCAAGCAGCTACCCACAAAACGTCAATCCCTGGTTTTTTCTGCCACCATGCCTAAGGAAATTCGTCACTTAGCGGAAAATATATTGATAAATCCGATAACTGTACAAATTAATCATACACAACCGGTTCTCGCAATTTCGCATGTCCTGTTTCAAGTTGCAAAAGAACAGAAGACCTCTTTGCTTAAGACCATTATTAAAGAAGAGGAAATGAAGAGTACACTGGTTTTTACCCGAACCAAACACAAGGCAAAAAGTCTGGCCCTAGTATTACAAAAAGCGGGTTATAAAGCAGCTTCAATTCAAGGCAATCTTTCCCAGCTGAAACGGCAGGAGGCCTTGAACGGTTTTAAAAACGGTAAATTCAAGATCCTGGTGGCCACCGATATTGCTGCCCGGGGAATTGATGTGAAGGGAATTTCCCATGTCATCAACTATGATGTACCGGATACACCCGAAACGTATACCCACCGTACAGGACGTACCGGACGGGCAGAACGAACGGGTCAGGCATTTATTTTTGCCGGTCAGGAAGACATCAAAATAATTTCACGCATAGAGCACAGTCTGGGAAAAAAGATGCGTCGCCAAGTAACCCCAGGTTTTTCCTGGGACCCTAACGCAACTGTGGTTGAACAAGAAAAAAAACACTTTTCACGACCAAAGCCGAGAGGGAAAAAACCGTCTGCAGGTGGACGCGGTAGAAACCAGCACAGCGGTGTTTTTTCCTTGGCAGCCAACAGAAGCAGGACAGCTCGTCCATAA
- a CDS encoding type II secretion system protein M gives MFELSKRDKKFIAAGTVFLVLFSLVWFVYLPAVDKRAMLEKKVISKARDFEVMQNFEMTWQQYANSFDLEKEALKKRGPKFTLFSFLESLSSKSLVKKNVAYMKPFSQDMENSDYIRSRVTVKLQQVYLKGLVDFLFRIETSPQGVSVISLSLTKSGDKGQFLDAVIETQTLALKGEKNRS, from the coding sequence ATGTTTGAATTGTCAAAACGGGATAAAAAATTTATAGCCGCTGGCACGGTTTTTCTTGTGCTGTTTAGTCTTGTCTGGTTTGTTTATCTGCCGGCCGTGGACAAACGGGCAATGCTTGAAAAAAAGGTGATTTCAAAAGCCCGGGATTTTGAGGTGATGCAGAACTTTGAAATGACATGGCAACAATACGCAAACAGTTTTGATCTGGAAAAAGAGGCCCTTAAAAAAAGAGGGCCCAAGTTTACGCTGTTTTCCTTTCTGGAATCCCTGTCATCTAAGAGTCTTGTGAAAAAAAATGTTGCCTATATGAAACCGTTTTCCCAGGATATGGAAAACAGCGATTATATACGCTCCCGGGTAACGGTTAAGCTTCAGCAGGTATATTTAAAAGGCCTGGTGGATTTTCTTTTCAGAATTGAAACCTCTCCTCAGGGTGTGTCTGTCATTTCATTGTCCCTGACAAAGTCAGGTGACAAGGGACAGTTTCTGGATGCCGTAATTGAAACCCAGACCCTGGCGTTAAAGGGAGAAAAAAATAGATCTTAA
- the gspD gene encoding type II secretion system secretin GspD — translation MLQDSRNSFTLKHICLILVVLALVWLCPVQAAQNQDDSGFVSMDFNDVDIGVFIRFISKLTQKNFVVDTKVRGKVTIISPEKISVDEAYKVFESVLDIYGFATVESGSVVKIIPAVNARGDNVDTRVARDVEQASDKLVTRLIPLTYASSDELKSLLSPMLAKGSLLLSHADSNMLIATATLASIDRLLKLINSIDVEGVGRKITVLPIKYADAEKMVTNLTNIYTAKTRKISGNRRKNSNDFSVEMVADERTNSIILLASEQESAQITALVDALDKEVPKGEEKIRVFYLEHATAEELSAVLQEIPESGNDSKKIGQKKAPLLSDDIKITADKATNSLIIIADKDDYPVLEEVIKKLDVPRSMVYIECLIMEMNADRSLDFGMEWQAEGSIHGDNTGFGGFGTSASDSGGLASVVGGVLPSGFSMGVFGGNFQAIVQAYKLDSDVKILSTPQLLTTENEESTITIGKNVAYQTRSAAEDSSTTYSSYEYKDVGITLKITPSISHDRLVRLDFYQEVTKLDTANTTNADRPTTLKRELETTIIVEDGNTVVIGGLIDESLSKEVGKVPCLGDIPLLGNAFKSQSSGSDRTNLFIFLTPRVVKTTLEAKDIYQEKKDKMDELHKQEIKLYDEDAPIKSILLN, via the coding sequence ATGTTGCAGGACAGTCGCAACTCATTCACGCTGAAACACATCTGCCTAATCCTTGTGGTGTTGGCCCTGGTATGGCTTTGTCCGGTGCAGGCGGCACAGAACCAGGACGATTCAGGATTTGTGTCTATGGATTTCAATGATGTTGACATCGGTGTGTTTATTAGATTCATCAGTAAACTGACCCAGAAAAATTTTGTGGTGGATACCAAGGTAAGGGGAAAGGTTACCATTATCTCTCCTGAAAAAATATCTGTGGATGAGGCGTACAAGGTATTTGAATCGGTTCTGGATATTTACGGGTTTGCTACGGTTGAAAGCGGAAGCGTTGTCAAGATTATTCCTGCTGTGAATGCCAGGGGCGATAATGTGGATACCCGTGTGGCAAGGGATGTTGAACAGGCATCAGATAAACTGGTCACCCGGCTGATCCCCCTGACTTACGCAAGTTCAGACGAGCTTAAATCCCTTTTATCTCCAATGCTTGCAAAGGGCAGTCTCCTTTTATCCCATGCCGACTCAAACATGCTCATTGCCACGGCAACCCTTGCCAGCATTGACCGGCTCCTCAAGCTGATCAATTCCATTGATGTGGAAGGGGTGGGTCGTAAAATCACTGTTTTGCCCATTAAATATGCAGATGCCGAAAAAATGGTTACCAATCTGACCAATATCTATACAGCAAAGACAAGGAAAATTTCAGGAAACAGGAGAAAAAATAGCAATGATTTTTCTGTGGAAATGGTGGCCGATGAACGGACCAATTCCATTATCCTTTTGGCCAGTGAACAGGAAAGCGCACAGATTACGGCACTTGTGGATGCTTTAGATAAAGAGGTCCCAAAAGGGGAAGAAAAGATCCGGGTCTTTTATCTTGAGCATGCCACTGCCGAAGAACTATCTGCCGTACTCCAAGAAATACCCGAAAGCGGCAATGATTCAAAAAAGATTGGCCAGAAAAAAGCCCCCCTTTTGTCCGATGACATAAAAATCACAGCGGATAAGGCCACCAACTCCTTGATTATTATTGCGGATAAAGATGATTATCCGGTATTGGAAGAGGTGATTAAAAAATTGGATGTGCCAAGATCAATGGTCTACATTGAGTGTTTGATCATGGAGATGAATGCGGACCGGTCCCTTGATTTCGGTATGGAATGGCAGGCTGAGGGATCGATTCATGGAGACAATACCGGGTTTGGTGGATTCGGTACCTCTGCTTCAGATTCCGGCGGTTTGGCTTCCGTGGTGGGAGGGGTGCTGCCCAGCGGTTTTTCCATGGGGGTCTTTGGTGGAAATTTCCAGGCCATTGTCCAGGCATATAAATTAGATTCAGATGTGAAAATTTTGTCCACGCCCCAGCTTTTGACCACGGAAAACGAAGAATCCACCATCACCATTGGCAAAAATGTGGCCTACCAGACCCGGTCCGCTGCCGAGGACTCTTCTACTACCTACAGTTCATATGAATATAAGGATGTGGGCATTACTCTGAAAATCACCCCGTCCATAAGCCATGATCGGCTGGTAAGGCTGGATTTCTATCAGGAGGTTACCAAACTGGACACAGCAAATACCACCAATGCGGACCGGCCAACCACTCTGAAGCGGGAACTTGAAACCACCATTATTGTGGAAGACGGCAATACCGTGGTGATTGGCGGACTGATTGACGAGAGCTTGAGCAAGGAAGTGGGCAAGGTACCATGCCTGGGTGACATCCCTCTTCTGGGCAATGCCTTTAAAAGCCAGTCTTCGGGCAGTGACAGAACCAATCTTTTTATTTTCCTGACTCCCAGGGTGGTTAAAACTACTCTGGAGGCAAAAGATATTTATCAGGAAAAAAAGGATAAGATGGACGAACTTCATAAACAGGAAATAAAATTGTATGATGAAGATGCGCCCATAAAAAGCATTCTTTTGAATTGA
- a CDS encoding DMT family transporter, protein MKKQKKLIPAEFKGILLILSAAVLWGTTGTSQAFAPMGSTPMTIGALRLAVGGVFLFIIAIVRDKNFYRNISIKPVLAAGIFVAAYQIFFFWGVSLTGVAVGTIVGIGSSPVFAGILGLLFLKEKLQPKWFAATICSIMGCALLTGSSSTLTISISGILLSAGAGLSYAIFTIFIKTLLPGRRAGAVTAVVFCTGAVLILPLLYGTDLGWTLQPAGFLVILHLGIIATGISYILFSRGLAMTQASTAVTLSLAEPVTAGILGVFVLGERLSFIAWCGVFCIILGLTILMLRRPTKMRGALR, encoded by the coding sequence ATGAAAAAACAAAAAAAGCTGATTCCTGCTGAATTTAAGGGAATTCTACTTATTCTCAGTGCCGCGGTGCTCTGGGGAACAACAGGAACATCCCAGGCGTTTGCCCCCATGGGGAGCACGCCTATGACCATTGGCGCTCTCAGGTTAGCCGTTGGTGGCGTCTTCCTGTTCATTATCGCAATTGTTCGTGATAAAAACTTCTATCGAAACATATCGATTAAACCAGTGCTTGCAGCAGGCATATTTGTAGCGGCTTACCAAATTTTTTTCTTTTGGGGCGTTTCTCTAACCGGCGTTGCCGTCGGTACCATCGTGGGCATTGGTTCCTCGCCTGTTTTTGCAGGTATTCTTGGGCTGCTGTTTCTCAAAGAAAAACTGCAGCCAAAATGGTTTGCAGCCACCATATGTTCGATAATGGGCTGTGCGCTTCTAACCGGCAGTTCATCAACCCTTACCATAAGCATTTCAGGGATTCTTCTGTCTGCCGGGGCAGGCCTGTCCTATGCAATCTTTACAATATTTATTAAAACTCTGCTGCCGGGAAGAAGAGCTGGGGCTGTTACTGCTGTAGTGTTTTGTACCGGAGCTGTTCTTATTCTTCCCCTTTTATACGGAACAGACCTAGGATGGACGTTGCAGCCGGCAGGTTTTCTGGTGATTCTGCATCTGGGAATTATTGCTACGGGGATTTCATATATTTTATTCAGCAGAGGTCTTGCAATGACCCAGGCATCAACAGCAGTAACCCTGTCACTGGCCGAACCGGTAACTGCAGGTATACTTGGCGTATTTGTTCTTGGAGAGCGGCTCTCCTTTATTGCCTGGTGTGGTGTATTTTGTATCATTTTGGGCCTGACCATTCTTATGCTTCGCAGACCCACTAAAATGCGGGGGGCTTTGCGTTAG
- the gspE gene encoding type II secretion system ATPase GspE — protein sequence MEKLIQQFIDKLAMFVTLDREQREKIKAACTKDPARMSEMACDTKLVSESQSLKALGAIYGIDFLEDIAFLNPDQSVSEKITRKFLKRNLIVPLNPEDKRSVIALNDPSELSYVDEVAMHAGFGDYTLALATKAQILSAINMIFDQDAHNVQKLMDDMEDEEFLYIEDIEHTADLLDDTSDAPVIRLVNQMISQSVKAGASDIHIEPFQDELVVRYRIDGILYSMMTPPKMFQSSLISRIKVMAKMNIAEKRIPQDGRAQVRLGNQEIDMRISTVPTNFGERLVIRLLNKSGYFMQVSEFGLSPENERHLHDIFRQNHGIVLVTGPTGSGKTTTLYAGLSEINTPDRSIITVEDPVEYNLKGVGQIQVNQKTGLTFARGLRSIVRQDPDVILIGEIRDIETAEIAIQSALTGHLVFSTLHTNDAPGAVTRLVDLGVEPYLITSSVNHVIAQRLVRVLCSHCREQFTLSHADLSSFQRTNGLAPGQKVFRPKGCQKCFNTGYLGRQAIMEILPLDEELKSLILETSDANLIKAAAIRKGMKTLRSDGLTKVARGITSLREVLRVTQE from the coding sequence ATGGAAAAATTAATCCAACAGTTTATTGACAAGTTAGCAATGTTTGTCACCCTGGACCGTGAACAAAGGGAAAAAATCAAGGCTGCCTGCACCAAGGACCCAGCCCGGATGTCGGAAATGGCATGTGACACCAAGCTTGTGTCCGAATCCCAGTCCCTTAAAGCGTTGGGTGCGATCTACGGCATTGACTTTTTGGAAGATATCGCTTTTCTAAATCCGGATCAGTCCGTTTCCGAGAAGATCACTCGCAAGTTTTTGAAAAGAAATCTTATTGTTCCGCTTAATCCTGAAGATAAACGTTCGGTGATTGCTCTGAATGATCCATCGGAGTTAAGCTATGTGGATGAGGTCGCCATGCATGCAGGCTTTGGGGACTATACCTTGGCACTGGCCACAAAGGCCCAGATTCTGAGTGCCATCAATATGATTTTTGATCAGGATGCGCACAATGTCCAGAAACTGATGGACGACATGGAAGATGAAGAATTTCTCTACATTGAAGACATTGAGCATACCGCAGATCTTTTGGATGACACCAGCGATGCACCGGTCATCCGCCTGGTCAACCAGATGATCTCCCAGTCGGTCAAGGCCGGCGCCAGCGATATTCACATCGAACCGTTCCAGGACGAACTCGTTGTCCGGTACCGCATTGACGGGATTTTGTATTCGATGATGACCCCGCCCAAGATGTTCCAGTCCAGTCTGATTTCCAGGATTAAGGTCATGGCCAAGATGAATATTGCCGAAAAGCGGATTCCCCAGGACGGCCGGGCCCAGGTCCGGCTGGGCAACCAGGAAATTGATATGCGTATTTCAACCGTGCCCACCAATTTTGGTGAGCGCCTGGTTATCCGGCTGTTGAATAAGTCCGGATATTTCATGCAGGTTTCAGAATTTGGGCTGTCTCCTGAAAATGAACGGCACTTGCATGATATTTTTCGGCAGAACCACGGTATTGTCCTGGTTACAGGTCCCACGGGCAGCGGAAAGACCACCACCCTGTATGCGGGGCTGTCTGAAATTAACACCCCGGACCGGTCTATTATTACAGTTGAGGACCCGGTGGAATACAACTTGAAAGGTGTGGGACAGATCCAGGTCAATCAGAAAACAGGCCTGACCTTTGCCCGGGGGCTAAGATCCATTGTCCGCCAGGATCCGGATGTCATTCTTATCGGTGAGATCCGTGATATTGAAACGGCTGAAATTGCGATTCAATCGGCTTTGACCGGGCATCTTGTGTTTTCCACCCTTCACACCAATGATGCCCCCGGTGCGGTGACCCGTTTAGTGGATTTAGGTGTGGAGCCCTATCTGATCACCTCCTCGGTGAATCATGTGATTGCCCAGCGTCTTGTCCGGGTACTCTGCTCCCACTGCCGGGAACAATTTACCCTATCCCATGCAGATTTGAGCAGTTTTCAAAGAACAAACGGCCTTGCCCCCGGGCAGAAGGTATTCAGGCCTAAAGGCTGCCAAAAATGCTTTAACACAGGGTATTTGGGACGCCAGGCCATTATGGAGATTCTGCCCCTGGACGAGGAATTGAAGTCACTTATCCTGGAAACCTCGGATGCCAATCTGATCAAGGCGGCTGCAATCAGAAAAGGAATGAAAACCCTTCGAAGCGACGGGTTGACCAAGGTGGCCCGGGGCATCACTTCCCTTCGGGAGGTGTTGCGCGTCACCCAGGAATAG
- a CDS encoding DMT family transporter: MKNQKKAYFFALATVLLWSTVASAFKISLRYISVVELLFFSTIFSVIVLAIILILQQKTALLVQTSARDWARGVLFGAINPFVYYLVLLQAYDLLPAQQAQPLNYTWAITLSLLSVPLLGHRLGGRDYVAIALCYFGVYVISTSGEILSFSFENPMGIGLALGSTILWAVYWILNTRDNREPVVGLFINFTCSIPMIGLVFLFTGGSLKIPYHGLLGAAYVGCFEMGISFVLWLMAMKYTESTAKIANLIFLSPFLSLIFIHVLVGEDIRRSSFVGLVLIVGGLVIQNRGK, encoded by the coding sequence GTGAAAAACCAAAAAAAAGCATATTTTTTTGCCTTGGCCACAGTGCTGCTCTGGTCAACCGTTGCCAGCGCTTTCAAAATAAGTCTCAGATATATTTCTGTGGTTGAACTCCTCTTTTTTTCAACCATCTTCTCGGTCATTGTTCTGGCCATTATCTTGATCCTGCAGCAAAAGACGGCATTGCTTGTTCAGACAAGCGCCAGGGACTGGGCGCGCGGGGTGCTTTTCGGGGCAATTAATCCTTTTGTTTATTATCTTGTACTGCTGCAGGCTTATGATCTTCTGCCTGCTCAGCAAGCGCAGCCCCTGAACTATACCTGGGCCATTACGCTTAGTCTTCTCTCCGTCCCCCTGCTCGGCCATCGGTTAGGCGGAAGGGATTACGTTGCTATAGCTCTGTGCTACTTCGGCGTATATGTCATTTCAACATCGGGGGAGATACTCTCCTTTTCTTTTGAAAACCCCATGGGAATAGGCCTTGCCCTGGGTTCGACCATCCTTTGGGCCGTCTACTGGATTCTCAACACCAGAGATAACCGAGAACCAGTTGTCGGCCTTTTCATCAATTTCACCTGCAGTATTCCTATGATTGGCCTTGTTTTTCTATTTACAGGCGGGTCTTTAAAAATTCCATACCATGGGCTTTTAGGAGCTGCCTATGTTGGCTGTTTTGAAATGGGCATCTCATTTGTTTTATGGCTTATGGCTATGAAATATACCGAATCAACGGCAAAAATCGCCAACCTCATTTTTTTGTCACCTTTTCTCTCACTTATTTTCATCCATGTTCTTGTGGGAGAAGATATCAGACGATCTTCCTTTGTTGGGCTTGTTCTGATTGTCGGCGGTCTGGTTATCCAAAACAGGGGGAAATAA